The Desulfurellaceae bacterium genomic sequence CGCCGGGCTGAGGAGCCACCCGGCGGCTCAAGCTTTATGACATCGGCGCCCAGGTCACCCAGAATCTGGCCGCACAACAGGCCGCGCTCATTGGTCAGGTCAAGGACGCGGGAGTTGTCTAGCATAGCCGTCCTCCGCTCGGTGGTGTGCCATGTATAGCTGGCCGTGCGGCGGCTGAAAATCCCCCTCTACGGCTGGCATGACACGGCGGTTTCGGCTACCCATAGCAGACCATGCACTGCCCGCGCTGCCGTACCAAGATGCAGGTCCAGGCCCACCGGCCGCACAACCACGAGAAGTGGCGCTGTCCACGCTGCGGAGCGGTGCGCATGAAACCGACGACCGAGACTAGACCGGTGGGCTATTGACTGCCGGCCGCGCTG encodes the following:
- a CDS encoding CoA transferase, with the translated sequence MLDNSRVLDLTNERGLLCGQILGDLGADVIKLEPPGGSSARR